GGCAAAGTTCTGACATAaaatgtttcttcttttttgaatgAGTGTTATGCCAATTCAATAGATAATATATGCTGTTGTAGATTCATGCATGTTAGGTCTCTATTGTTCCATATAATATTTCAATCGTGTCTAACAATTTAACAGCTTATGAATGGGTTCTCTATGTTCTTCAATTCCCAAAGAGGATTATTTTGATGCATGTGAAAATAGTACTCTGTGTCATTCACAAATCAAGCTCAATAATAACTGTAAGATAGGGCACTCGCTATTACAGCTTAAGTCCATTGTTCCTTGATGATAGCTTCAAGTTCCCTATGCTCTACCAGCTAAGGGGCATGCAATGAAATTTTCTTGAATATTGAGATCCTGTTTGTTTAGTTGTTGTGAAATGAAGCAATCTGCCACTTTTCTTTGATTTGTGTTCCTTTTTGCACTTTTCGTTTGTGCAGCGAGTTTTGCTACAATAATCGAAGTCTTGAATTTCAGTGCTTCTGAAAAAGTATTAAACATCATGTGGAGGACAATTCCGACTGCATACAAGCACATTAGTATATATTAGCATAGTGTCTGACTCTATAACTCTTTTTTAACAAGCACCTTCATAGATAGTCCTATTCTCCTCCATTTGAAACTTTCTAGGTTTCCTGTTTAAGATATTGGAGTTTGATAATACAACTTTGAGTGGTATGTGGCATTTGAAACATTCTTAGACTTTTCTGCTGGGGCTTTTAAACATTGGAAAACTAATGTTCAAGACCAACTGAATTAGGTCAAATGCCACAATATATAGCAGCTTTGCTTGATACTGGCTGATACACTTAGTGCATAACTGGATTAGTGATAACAAATTGTGTACAAAATATGATAGATCTATCTGCACTAGCACATagtattcttttttaatttcagaAGGTTCTTCATCACTTTCAACAAATTGAACTTTACAATTATTTTGTTGAAGTAGATATACCAACTTATGGCTTGCTAGCTTGGAAACCTTATCATGATCAGACAAGTGTGAAGCATTGTGGTTGGTTGATCTGAATTCACTTTTGTTGTTTACTGGAAGTTTCCATCTCTGGTTTAAAATTGGATTGGGCTGCCTTGCTTCATTCCCATTTTCCTGCTTCTTTGGTTTTGTTTTGCTGTCTTAGAAGACACATTGACATATCCATTTAGTAGACCCCACCTTGTGGATAAGGACTTTGTTGTTTGttattgttcttcttcttcatattgaatTACTGTTTTAGTTTCTCAATCCCCAGGATGGGTTTCTCAAAGTACTTGCTACTTCCTTCTCTTTCTGTATAGgggtaaaaatagaaaaagaaaaaatagtagCCTGGTAATGTAAGAGTGGTATAAGTGTTCAACATAAATTGGTCAGTGTATAAGAGAAGAGTGGTAGTGCTTTTGTTGGCTTCTTCTCTGGTGTTTGAATTTGCTGGGTAACTTGTTGATATTGTGTTTTACAGCATGCATGGCTTATGCCAATCTGGAAACATAAGTAGTGCAAGTTTTCTTGATGGTTAACTTATAATTATTTCCAAATACTATACCTTTGATATGGGAATGAGATATTCTCAATTTTTACAGTGGCTGCTGATTTTGCTAATTGAATACTCAATGCAAatctaaataatttatttgattgCTTGATCAATGGTATAAACTATTATcagtttaatttatatttttggcgAAAATGCAGTGATTAAAACACTATAATATGGACAAGCAGAAGGATGTTAATGCGACAGACATCTGCTCCTGTAGTTGCTCTCAATCTCAGATCAAAAGGCAACTGAATGTTGCTAGTACAGTCTGCCTCACTGAAGACATAATCTTTTTTAATATCTTGACTAGGCTTCCTGCTACATTCCTCTTTTCAAGTGCAAGGTTAGTTTGTAAGGCTTGGGCTGCTATAATCTGTAAAACTCAATTTGTTGATGCACACCTTCGTCATGCAAAATCTGGTGTTTTCCTCCAGAGCACAAGACCAACATATGGTGCTCGCTTCCTAGAGTTTAAAGACAATGGAGCGTATCAAGTTACCCGCTTAAGTTCTAAATATCCAGGGCGGATTTTGAATAGTTGTGATGGCTTATCACTATTTTTACAATATTCTACAGGAGCTCTTCATGTTTCGAACCCTGTTACCAATCAGGAGGAAAGAGTTCCGTATCTACTAGGGGGAGATAACCCGATGTACCCTCCATGTGCTATTGCCCGTGTTCCACGTGGAGAGTTCAAGTTGTTTGCAGCTAATGTAGAGAAGCAAGCTGGAGTTTCTGTTTGCCATTGGTATGTTTTAAGACTTGGAATAGATAATTCATGGAGAAAAATTGGTACAGAATCCGGCGACTTTGATTTTAAATGCATTCCAATTTACACCGGAGGTTATGATCTCTACTGGGTAACCGAGCGCAGAGTGATTGTGATGGATGTTGCCAAGGAAACATTTAAGACTTTTCAGCTTCCCCAAGAGCTACAATGGCACCCGCATTACCTAAAGATGGGGGATCATCTCTCTTCCATTATCTTTGTAGAACAAGGATTTCAAGTATACACATTTGAGCCAAAGTCAGGAAAATGGACTTTGTATCATCAGATAGGGCATCTCAATTATCCCAACGGCCATGAAGTTCTGTCTGAGTTCTTCTGTGTTTGGGTAAACCAAGAAGTAATTATTAAATCAACTCTTGCACCTTCTTTGAGGACATTGATTTTTGGTTACAATGTGAAGACAAGAAATCTGAGGATGCTAGATGCCATAGAGGTGGGTGCGTATGACTTGGCGCATCATTCCAATAGTTTGGTTACATGGAAAACTGCTTTGCCATAGCCGAGAGCAGAAATTCTATGTTGTCCCATGATATCTGCTTTCTCTGTTTTGTTTCAATAACATAGTTGTCTGCTATATGGAATGTTATATATGCGACATTAACTGTCTATATATAGTttggtgtttttcttgtgcatgcTCAAGGGTATTGATATATGCAACTGACATATTATATTAGTTTAtccattataatttttttatatattataaaatgaaGAGATAGAGGATgatgtaaattaataaattatagaaTTTGAATGGGTTATTCGTATTTTTTGGTGACTGAATGGGTTATTCGTATGTAACTAAAAGAGATACCTTCAAAAACTTTTTAAGGTATGTTTTTCTACATTGCCATTATATTACCTgcataattttgagttgaatgtATTTGTTGCATAAAAACCTTTTTaaagtaataaatttaaaatctgaaCTGCTATCATTATAATAATGTTGATTACTTGATTTAAAATGATAACCTACTTCCATTACTGTTAACAACATCTCGGTGAAATTAATTCAAACTTTTATTATGCTAGTTAAATTCATCCAAATACTATTAATAGGCTAATAGCTAAGGGTGAAATTTAtagttgcttttttttttaattaaaaatcatagATAGGTGAATTTAAGAATATTCACAATGAACTCCTGTAGCTAAGGCCACCACCGAGAAAGGGTCAACCTCATTTTGATCAAAGAGGAAGACATTTCTTCTCAACCAAATTCGCctaagtaataaacctgcaAAGTCCAATCTCTCCTCAGCATAATCTTAGCTTAAAGCATAGATGTGTCAAACCAGGGGGGAGAATTATCTGTTAAATGTAATCATTTGTAATTGTTATGAGATTCCAATTCCAATGTGGTTTGTGGAACTAAAGAGTGAAACCTCAACCGGTTCTtaacaaattcacaaaaatttTTTCTGTCCCTTAACGAAAACATAATTTCATTGCGACCCCCAACAATTAATTTTGTGAGATGTTGTCTACGTGGCCAGATAAGTCAACAATTTAATGGACAAATTgccccttcttttttttttcttttcttctctcctCCTCTATGCAAACCAGAATACCACCATGCCAACTCTCCTCCCTCCTTCTCCTCAACATTATTTTCGATCACTATCATCACTAACATCCACTACCATTCTCTGTTA
This sequence is a window from Arachis duranensis cultivar V14167 chromosome 2, aradu.V14167.gnm2.J7QH, whole genome shotgun sequence. Protein-coding genes within it:
- the LOC107473159 gene encoding uncharacterized protein LOC107473159, with the protein product MDKQKDVNATDICSCSCSQSQIKRQLNVASTVCLTEDIIFFNILTRLPATFLFSSARLVCKAWAAIICKTQFVDAHLRHAKSGVFLQSTRPTYGARFLEFKDNGAYQVTRLSSKYPGRILNSCDGLSLFLQYSTGALHVSNPVTNQEERVPYLLGGDNPMYPPCAIARVPRGEFKLFAANVEKQAGVSVCHWYVLRLGIDNSWRKIGTESGDFDFKCIPIYTGGYDLYWVTERRVIVMDVAKETFKTFQLPQELQWHPHYLKMGDHLSSIIFVEQGFQVYTFEPKSGKWTLYHQIGHLNYPNGHEVLSEFFCVWVNQEVIIKSTLAPSLRTLIFGYNVKTRNLRMLDAIEVGAYDLAHHSNSLVTWKTALP